The following proteins are encoded in a genomic region of Pirellulales bacterium:
- a CDS encoding RHS repeat-associated core domain-containing protein, which produces MLRTLEQVLVLSTNYTSSGPLRDVFTQTYEYDALARNTKIIGQQGASAAFNTLTYAFDALNRITTLASVDGTTQHNYDGAGQLVFADHTAAGGKVLPTDEGYTLDLNGNRTQTNRGGLKTVENHLQNRVYRDGDFEYQHNAEGQLVTRWRMVGATRTSERVENVYDPRGRQTLATQFNSSNQKTYEVAYEYDAFNRRTARIERTFNPGTGALTGVIVERFVYDGTDVVLDLRGSGATESAAEAALVVKTRYLWADHARSGETSLLLAQEDVTGTTPVVANVLWAFVDHQSTLRDLVRLNAGTFTLYSSAHYVFDSFGRFITGKENGATVTTPTLTRYLFTSQEYDTRLRTIHYGGREYNPDSGRFTTVDPLGFAAGDTNLQRYTGNDPVNHTDPTGMQVPYGPQRPPNQVPFGSQQPQEPTDEQPPPGADGYHGYVPSPDGGYNLELTPDVDPSVLRNLERNKNYKHHRGPVLPIGPDPECQPGRPATKEEKALARFILGFIPYLGEGLDWMEVITGEDAATGEPLTPLERIITGGAGVLPFVGGSAGRWLLKKFVGKADEAIEGAKDLAKAIPDNTPSPATLPPTPSPKNSVTPSPKGSGTGSIQNNATPSGSNVPGAPNPATPGTPGQPKAGSGAKPTSPELEPSGTSTADKAREAKTGAEAKNSGGGGPQNPSGSSNPPNNSGGGSPDPEPRSADAKPKKPKNTHITKTESEAAAMAEAWKQGQTTRPLIDRATGKVIGEITEDGKRVIRYPHSDKGTPQLHWNLEDKTTGENIHVVIQ; this is translated from the coding sequence GTGCTGCGCACACTGGAACAAGTTCTAGTGCTATCCACTAATTACACTTCTTCCGGCCCGCTGCGGGATGTCTTTACGCAAACGTACGAGTACGACGCGCTCGCGCGGAATACCAAGATCATTGGCCAGCAGGGGGCGTCCGCGGCGTTTAACACGCTCACATACGCGTTTGACGCGCTCAACCGCATTACCACGCTGGCTAGCGTCGATGGGACGACGCAGCACAATTATGACGGCGCCGGTCAGTTGGTCTTTGCCGATCATACGGCGGCGGGGGGAAAGGTCCTGCCGACGGACGAGGGGTACACGCTGGACCTGAACGGCAACCGGACGCAAACCAACCGCGGCGGACTAAAGACGGTCGAGAACCACCTGCAAAACCGGGTCTATCGGGACGGGGATTTTGAGTACCAGCACAACGCCGAGGGGCAACTGGTCACCCGCTGGAGAATGGTCGGGGCCACGCGCACCAGCGAACGCGTGGAGAACGTCTACGACCCGCGTGGGCGGCAGACCCTGGCGACGCAGTTTAATTCATCGAATCAAAAGACGTACGAGGTCGCGTATGAGTATGACGCGTTTAATCGGCGGACGGCGCGGATTGAACGGACGTTCAATCCCGGGACCGGCGCATTGACGGGCGTCATTGTGGAACGGTTTGTGTATGACGGGACGGATGTTGTTTTGGATTTACGCGGTAGTGGCGCGACCGAATCCGCCGCCGAGGCCGCGCTGGTGGTTAAGACGCGGTACCTCTGGGCGGATCACGCGCGGTCTGGCGAGACAAGTCTCTTGCTCGCCCAAGAGGATGTTACCGGCACAACGCCAGTCGTGGCGAACGTCCTCTGGGCGTTTGTGGACCACCAAAGCACGCTGCGCGACCTGGTCCGGCTGAATGCGGGGACGTTCACGCTCTATTCAAGCGCGCACTACGTGTTTGATTCGTTTGGTCGGTTCATCACGGGCAAGGAAAACGGCGCAACGGTCACCACGCCCACGTTGACAAGGTATCTGTTTACCAGTCAGGAGTATGACACCCGGCTCCGCACGATTCATTACGGCGGTCGCGAGTACAACCCCGATTCCGGCAGGTTTACGACCGTTGATCCACTCGGCTTTGCCGCCGGGGATACCAACCTGCAACGCTATACGGGGAACGATCCGGTGAATCACACGGATCCTACGGGGATGCAAGTGCCATATGGTCCACAGCGACCTCCAAACCAAGTGCCTTTTGGTTCACAGCAGCCTCAAGAACCAACTGATGAACAACCGCCACCTGGAGCGGATGGTTACCATGGCTATGTTCCAAGCCCTGATGGGGGTTACAACTTAGAATTAACGCCAGATGTTGATCCAAGTGTTTTGAGGAATTTAGAACGCAATAAAAACTATAAACATCATCGCGGCCCCGTTTTACCAATTGGTCCAGACCCGGAATGCCAACCAGGTCGGCCTGCCACAAAAGAGGAGAAGGCTCTCGCACGTTTTATACTGGGTTTCATACCATACCTGGGCGAGGGACTGGATTGGATGGAGGTGATTACCGGCGAAGATGCGGCGACCGGCGAACCACTGACGCCGTTAGAACGAATCATTACCGGAGGAGCAGGTGTTCTACCTTTTGTGGGAGGATCCGCGGGACGATGGTTATTGAAAAAGTTTGTTGGCAAGGCGGATGAGGCCATCGAGGGAGCAAAAGATCTTGCTAAGGCAATTCCCGACAATACACCAAGTCCCGCGACACTGCCCCCAACGCCATCCCCGAAGAATTCCGTTACACCCTCGCCAAAGGGAAGCGGAACGGGTAGTATTCAGAATAATGCCACGCCCTCGGGGTCAAATGTCCCCGGTGCACCAAATCCGGCCACACCAGGCACTCCCGGACAGCCAAAAGCCGGCTCCGGAGCAAAACCCACGTCGCCGGAACTGGAGCCGTCCGGGACAAGCACAGCGGATAAAGCGCGGGAAGCGAAGACGGGCGCCGAGGCGAAGAATAGCGGGGGTGGAGGGCCGCAGAATCCGTCAGGCTCGTCAAATCCACCCAACAATAGTGGGGGCGGTTCGCCTGACCCCGAACCCAGATCTGCAGATGCGAAACCAAAAAAACCCAAAAATACGCATATTACAAAAACTGAATCTGAAGCTGCTGCTATGGCGGAAGCATGGAAACAAGGTCAAACCACACGTCCATTAATTGATCGTGCAACTGGAAAAGTAATAGGGGAGATCACAGAAGATGGTAAGAGAGTCATTAGATACCCACATTCGGATAAAGGAACTCCTCAGCTTCACTGGAACTTAGAAGACAAAACGACTGGCGAAAACATTCATGTGGTGATTCAATGA